In the genome of Monodelphis domestica isolate mMonDom1 chromosome 2, mMonDom1.pri, whole genome shotgun sequence, one region contains:
- the LOC130457219 gene encoding keratin-associated protein 4-6-like, producing MVNSCCGSTCCGPSCGSGCCRPSCCISSCCRPSCCGFSCCQPCCRPTCCITSCCRPSCCQPCCRPTCCTPSCCQPCCRPTCCITSCCRPSCCQPCCRPTCCISSCCQPCCRPTCCTSSCCQPCCCQTTCCRTTCCRPACCGSSCC from the coding sequence ATGGTCAATTCCTGTTGTGGCTCCACCTGCTGTGGTCCAAGCTGTGGCTCTGGCTGCTGCCGGCCCAGCTGCTGTATTTCTAGCTGCTGCCGCCCCAGCTGCTGTGGGTTCAGCTGCTGCCAACCTTGCTGCCGCCCTACCTGCTGCATAACTAGCTGCTGTCGCCCCAGCTGCTGCCAACCCTGCTGCCGCCCCACTTGCTGCACACCTAGCTGCTGCCAACCTTGCTGCCGCCCTACTTGCTGCATAACTAGCTGCTGTCGCCCCAGCTGCTGCCAGCCCTGCTGCCGCCCCACCTGCTGTATTTCTAGCTGCTGCCAACCTTGCTGCCGCCCTACCTGCTGCACATCTAGCTGCTGCCAGCCCTGCTGCTGCCAGACTACTTGTTGTAGAACCACCTGCTGCAGACCAGCCTGCTGTGGGTCATCCTGCTGTTGA